In a genomic window of Streptomyces sp. SJL17-4:
- a CDS encoding DEAD/DEAH box helicase, whose amino-acid sequence MVGRSQPAEDVRQPAPAEAGVLPAWHERAKRAVVEGRSDPLIVAEAERLARSRQLTRRDLRMLLLVTDDDPAWLTARRLAVEGLRDTPEVPQQILTAHAQLEFWPPLTYDESAEHLPDGYVLHTAAVRLGPADAQVTGPARSARTAALARRSAAEAMLRRLAGVGETTGEGSDERLTLPGMGTEAFESLVHTRATTADEPGEELAAEVDRRAGSARLRHRDIHLLLFAARGPGWRESRVRALRLAARMQNSAATLLRWHADEEGAELRHTVVASDGGFSCHWSRDARDGRTIDGAERTARDRRQAVHLGAVALLAELTGLPEPEEERASDGGGTSRSVRIQPVPAGQDPVKYLNKYTQLEVISKPESTFTAAPKSAACTYTCTLVRTGAEVSVTRRAKTRADARRAAASALMEELVAHDATPTPPARGAERPSVPGPRNAEGRPPVPGRSGDPGRSGDPVSGAAPEPGSAPAQASAPAPAPAPAPAPALRIAVGAVITEALAAGCAVAFLPAAGTPAALLLHRADGAPMPDVALPAPLSAARRSLVVPPSTAPVPVIGWRVPLAQAVPVLLRRDREAGWHPTAVEWEQATRLGLRAVAAGLVRPALTPDGTDRWRVGPLPGALARAVEELARRMSPQAHAAAHADSPAATADADADADADADGGRFPAARDALPAFLDALADTMLRPPAAVLFGTGPFLAPAGRPLPEAEAGLVRPWLDAVEDRLYAAPPPGLVVEFAEPSEEEAAAGRLTGRLLVAVDPGEPDKEVPAARLRTAREPVAGVEPYHLWERVRLRIERAARRCGLLAGLLTSPERLVADATGIARLLDAEADLAAEGLVLRRPPGLRDPLSAHTVVGSENVVTAGDALGSHPTGGAPRFSLQALLDFRWQFALGGDVLSEAEMDALAEAARPLVRVRDRWVLLDPLTVARVRRREIGPLAGIDALTAALTGTVSVDGRTVPCRAGGSLAAVVDILRRGEHAPPVPAPAGLAATLRAYQERALAWLAHTGGIGFGAVLADDMGLGKTLTAIAYTLHRYENGHRGPVLVVCPSSLVTNWEREFRRFAPQLDVTVHHGVRRNLDVAGERTVVLTTYGVLRRDDELTTRSWDMVIADEAQHAKNHASSTARRLHALTSTTRLALSGTPVENNLSELWTLLDWANPGLFGPLKSFRSRYAAAAERDPDGPAAHALARLIAPFLLRRRKTDPHVAPELPAKVETRRIVELTAEQVALYEAVVRETMEQLAHSPSLARSGLVFKLITALKQITNHPAHYWGEDHPGPSGAGEFTARSAKLEALGELVEAITARGEAALVFTSYVTMGRLLTEHLTHLGHRPLFLHGGQDTRQRQELVDAFQAGRSPLFVLSLKAGGTGLTLTRASHVVHFDRSWNAAVEDQASDRAHRIGQRRTVTVHRLVTRGTIEDRIDQLLAHKRALQETVLGTGDAGIARLSDRELVDLVSLGDPS is encoded by the coding sequence GTGGTTGGTCGTTCTCAGCCGGCCGAGGACGTCCGGCAGCCGGCGCCCGCAGAGGCCGGGGTGCTACCCGCGTGGCACGAGCGGGCCAAACGGGCTGTCGTGGAGGGCCGGTCGGACCCCCTCATCGTGGCCGAGGCCGAGCGCCTGGCGCGGTCGCGGCAACTCACCCGGCGAGACCTGCGGATGCTCCTCCTGGTCACCGACGACGACCCGGCGTGGCTGACCGCCCGCCGCCTCGCGGTCGAGGGGCTGCGCGACACCCCGGAGGTCCCGCAGCAGATCCTCACCGCGCACGCGCAGCTCGAGTTCTGGCCACCGCTGACGTACGACGAGTCCGCCGAGCACCTTCCCGACGGATATGTCCTGCACACGGCGGCGGTACGACTCGGCCCGGCCGACGCCCAGGTGACGGGCCCGGCACGCAGCGCCCGGACCGCGGCCCTCGCCCGTCGGTCCGCCGCCGAGGCGATGCTGCGCCGGCTCGCCGGGGTCGGGGAGACGACGGGGGAAGGCAGCGACGAGCGGCTGACGCTGCCGGGCATGGGGACGGAGGCCTTCGAGTCACTCGTCCACACCCGCGCGACGACGGCGGACGAGCCGGGCGAGGAGCTGGCGGCCGAGGTCGACCGCAGGGCGGGCTCGGCGCGGCTGCGGCACCGTGACATCCATCTGCTGCTGTTCGCCGCGCGGGGACCGGGGTGGCGGGAGTCGCGCGTACGTGCCCTGCGGCTCGCGGCGCGGATGCAGAACTCGGCGGCCACGCTGCTGCGCTGGCACGCGGACGAGGAGGGTGCCGAACTCCGGCACACGGTCGTCGCGTCCGACGGAGGGTTCTCCTGCCACTGGAGCCGGGACGCCCGCGACGGCCGCACCATCGACGGCGCCGAACGCACCGCACGCGATCGGCGGCAGGCCGTCCACCTCGGCGCGGTCGCCCTCCTGGCGGAGCTCACCGGGCTTCCGGAACCGGAGGAGGAACGGGCCTCCGACGGCGGCGGCACGTCCCGTTCGGTGCGGATCCAGCCGGTGCCGGCGGGCCAGGACCCGGTGAAGTACCTGAACAAGTACACCCAGTTGGAGGTCATCTCCAAGCCGGAGTCCACGTTCACGGCCGCGCCGAAGAGCGCCGCCTGCACATACACCTGCACCCTCGTCCGTACGGGGGCGGAGGTGTCCGTCACCCGCCGGGCGAAGACGCGTGCGGACGCGCGCCGCGCGGCCGCGTCGGCGCTGATGGAGGAACTGGTCGCACACGACGCCACGCCCACTCCCCCGGCGCGGGGGGCGGAGCGACCGTCCGTGCCGGGTCCGCGGAACGCGGAGGGCCGGCCGCCCGTTCCGGGTCGGAGCGGGGATCCGGGGCGGAGCGGGGATCCGGTGTCCGGCGCGGCCCCGGAGCCTGGTTCGGCCCCGGCTCAGGCCTCTGCCCCGGCCCCGGCCCCCGCCCCCGCCCCGGCCCCCGCCTTACGGATCGCGGTCGGTGCCGTCATCACGGAAGCCCTCGCGGCCGGGTGTGCCGTCGCCTTCCTGCCCGCTGCCGGAACTCCCGCCGCGCTGCTGCTCCACCGGGCCGACGGGGCACCCATGCCGGACGTCGCCCTTCCGGCGCCACTCTCGGCGGCGCGCCGTTCGCTCGTGGTTCCCCCGTCGACCGCCCCCGTGCCCGTGATCGGGTGGCGGGTTCCGCTCGCCCAGGCCGTTCCCGTACTGCTGCGCCGGGACCGGGAGGCCGGATGGCATCCGACGGCGGTGGAGTGGGAGCAGGCGACTCGGCTCGGGCTCCGGGCGGTCGCCGCCGGGCTGGTCCGTCCGGCGCTCACGCCGGACGGGACGGACCGGTGGCGGGTGGGCCCGCTGCCGGGCGCCCTCGCACGGGCCGTGGAGGAGCTCGCCCGCCGCATGTCGCCCCAGGCCCACGCCGCCGCCCATGCCGACTCCCCCGCCGCCACCGCCGACGCCGACGCCGACGCCGACGCCGACGCCGACGGGGGACGCTTCCCGGCCGCGCGCGACGCCCTGCCCGCGTTCCTCGATGCTCTGGCCGACACGATGCTGCGCCCCCCGGCGGCGGTCCTCTTCGGCACCGGCCCGTTCCTCGCACCGGCCGGCCGGCCGCTCCCCGAGGCGGAGGCCGGGCTCGTCCGGCCCTGGCTGGACGCCGTCGAGGACCGGCTGTACGCCGCGCCGCCGCCCGGTCTCGTCGTCGAGTTCGCCGAACCGTCCGAGGAGGAGGCCGCCGCCGGGCGGCTGACCGGTCGCCTGCTCGTCGCCGTCGACCCCGGCGAGCCGGACAAGGAGGTCCCCGCGGCTCGGCTCCGGACGGCGCGGGAGCCGGTGGCAGGGGTCGAGCCGTACCACCTGTGGGAGCGCGTACGCCTCCGGATCGAGCGCGCGGCCCGGCGGTGCGGGCTCCTCGCCGGGCTGCTCACGTCACCCGAACGGCTTGTGGCGGACGCCACGGGGATCGCGCGGCTCCTCGACGCGGAGGCGGATCTGGCGGCCGAGGGTCTCGTGCTGCGCCGGCCACCCGGACTGCGCGATCCGCTCTCCGCCCACACGGTGGTCGGGTCGGAGAACGTCGTGACCGCGGGCGACGCCCTCGGCTCCCACCCCACCGGCGGCGCGCCCCGCTTCAGCCTCCAGGCGCTGCTCGACTTCCGCTGGCAGTTCGCCCTCGGTGGCGACGTACTGAGCGAGGCCGAGATGGACGCGCTCGCGGAGGCCGCCCGGCCCCTCGTCCGGGTCCGGGACCGGTGGGTGCTGCTCGATCCCCTCACGGTGGCGCGCGTACGCCGCCGGGAGATCGGCCCGCTCGCCGGTATCGACGCGCTCACCGCGGCCCTCACCGGCACCGTGAGCGTCGACGGCCGGACGGTACCGTGCCGGGCGGGCGGGAGCCTCGCCGCCGTCGTCGACATCCTGCGTCGCGGCGAGCACGCGCCCCCGGTGCCCGCGCCCGCCGGGCTCGCCGCCACCCTCCGTGCCTACCAGGAGCGGGCGCTGGCCTGGCTCGCGCACACCGGCGGCATCGGGTTCGGCGCGGTCCTCGCCGACGACATGGGACTCGGCAAGACCCTGACGGCCATCGCGTACACCCTGCACCGGTACGAGAACGGGCACCGCGGCCCGGTCCTGGTGGTGTGCCCGTCCTCGCTCGTGACCAACTGGGAGCGGGAGTTCCGCCGGTTCGCCCCGCAGCTCGACGTGACGGTCCACCACGGCGTCCGGCGCAATCTGGACGTCGCCGGGGAGCGGACCGTCGTCCTGACCACGTACGGCGTCCTGCGCCGCGACGACGAACTCACCACCCGAAGCTGGGACATGGTGATCGCGGACGAGGCACAGCACGCCAAGAACCACGCCTCCTCCACCGCCCGCCGCCTGCACGCGCTCACGTCCACCACGCGGCTCGCGCTGAGCGGCACCCCGGTCGAGAACAACCTCTCCGAGCTGTGGACCCTGCTCGACTGGGCCAACCCCGGCCTCTTCGGCCCGCTGAAGTCCTTCCGGTCCCGGTACGCGGCCGCCGCCGAGCGCGATCCGGACGGCCCGGCCGCGCACGCCCTGGCCCGGCTCATCGCACCGTTCCTCCTGCGCCGCCGGAAGACCGACCCGCATGTCGCCCCCGAACTGCCCGCGAAGGTCGAGACACGGCGGATCGTCGAACTCACGGCGGAGCAGGTCGCCCTCTACGAAGCCGTCGTCCGCGAGACGATGGAACAGCTCGCCCACTCCCCCTCCCTCGCCCGCTCCGGCCTGGTGTTCAAGCTGATCACCGCCCTGAAGCAGATCACCAACCATCCCGCGCACTACTGGGGTGAGGACCATCCCGGCCCGTCCGGAGCAGGGGAGTTCACCGCGCGGTCGGCCAAGCTGGAAGCCCTCGGCGAGCTCGTCGAGGCCATCACCGCGCGCGGCGAGGCAGCGCTCGTCTTCACCAGCTACGTCACGATGGGCCGACTGCTCACCGAGCACCTCACGCACCTCGGCCACCGCCCGCTGTTCCTCCACGGCGGACAGGACACCCGGCAGCGACAGGAGCTCGTCGACGCCTTCCAGGCGGGCCGCTCACCGCTGTTCGTCCTGTCCCTCAAGGCGGGCGGCACCGGCCTCACCCTGACCCGGGCCAGCCACGTCGTGCACTTCGACCGCAGCTGGAACGCCGCCGTGGAGGACCAGGCGTCGGACCGTGCGCACCGGATCGGGCAACGGCGGACCGTCACCGTCCACCGGCTCGTCACCCGCGGCACGATCGAGGACCGGATCGATCAGCTCCTCGCGCACAAACGAGCGTTGCAGGAGACGGTGCTGGGCACGGGGGACGCCGGAATCGCCCGGCTCTCCGACCGCGAACTCGTCGACCTCGTCAGCCTGGGAGACCCGTCGTGA
- a CDS encoding branched-chain amino acid aminotransferase: protein MSLRFTLQPNPTPTSAERRAEILTDPKFGQYFTDHMARAVWTADRGWNDAVVVPFAPIPMHPGAAVLHYAQEIFEGMKAYRHADGSVWTFRPEANGERFARSARRLALPELPLPAFLESVTALVRADEAWVPSGEEQSLYLRPFMFASEAFFGVRPAAEVTYMVIASPVGPYFSGGVKPVSIWLSTEYTRAGRGGTGAAKCGGNYAASLAPMLEAGEHGCDQVCFLDGTEGRYVEELGGMNLFFVTDDGRLVTPELGTILEGVTRASILSLAKEMGLDVEERAVDITEWQEGARTGAIREVFACGTGAAVTPVGRLVWTDGEVVAPDTGAEDSVTMRLRRRLVDIQFGRAEDPHGWMRRLV, encoded by the coding sequence ATGAGTCTGCGGTTCACGCTTCAGCCCAACCCCACTCCCACGAGTGCCGAGCGGCGCGCCGAGATCCTCACCGACCCCAAGTTCGGCCAGTACTTCACCGATCACATGGCCCGCGCGGTGTGGACGGCGGACCGCGGATGGAACGACGCAGTCGTGGTCCCGTTCGCCCCGATCCCCATGCACCCGGGCGCCGCGGTCCTGCACTACGCGCAGGAGATCTTCGAGGGGATGAAGGCCTACCGGCACGCGGACGGATCGGTCTGGACGTTCCGCCCGGAGGCCAACGGCGAGCGGTTCGCGCGCTCCGCACGGCGCCTCGCCCTTCCCGAACTCCCGCTGCCCGCCTTCCTCGAATCGGTCACGGCGCTCGTCCGCGCCGACGAGGCCTGGGTGCCGTCCGGTGAGGAACAGAGCCTCTATCTGCGCCCGTTCATGTTCGCATCGGAGGCCTTCTTCGGTGTCCGGCCCGCCGCCGAGGTCACCTACATGGTGATCGCCTCACCTGTCGGCCCGTACTTCTCCGGCGGCGTCAAGCCGGTCTCGATCTGGCTCTCCACGGAATACACCCGCGCCGGGCGCGGCGGCACCGGGGCCGCCAAGTGCGGCGGCAACTACGCGGCGAGCCTCGCGCCGATGCTGGAGGCCGGAGAGCACGGCTGCGACCAGGTCTGCTTCCTCGACGGGACCGAGGGGCGTTACGTCGAGGAACTCGGCGGCATGAACCTGTTCTTCGTCACGGACGACGGCCGCCTCGTCACACCGGAACTCGGCACCATCCTGGAAGGCGTGACGCGGGCGTCCATCCTCTCCCTCGCGAAGGAGATGGGCCTCGACGTCGAGGAGCGGGCCGTCGATATCACCGAATGGCAGGAGGGCGCGCGGACCGGCGCGATCCGCGAGGTCTTCGCCTGCGGCACCGGCGCCGCGGTGACCCCGGTCGGGCGTCTCGTCTGGACCGACGGCGAGGTCGTCGCTCCGGACACGGGCGCCGAGGACTCGGTGACGATGCGTCTGCGCCGCCGCCTGGTGGACATCCAGTTCGGCCGGGCCGAAGACCCCCACGGGTGGATGCGGCGCCTCGTCTGA